A window of the Nibribacter ruber genome harbors these coding sequences:
- a CDS encoding DUF3616 domain-containing protein — MKNNSQRIELQFDPEKSVNAEGKHVRDGLSTVLRTGDYLWMSCDERTSLERLKKTGDTTFGQHTHFDLSEYLDLPDGKNSEVDIEGLGESGGYLWIVGSHSLKRKKPRKDDSPSKQIKRLAKVSVDPNRYLIARVPLTKDENGVYSLCKECPDPANPEKMLRAAQLKGDKESNQLMDAIQEDPHIKDFLKIPGKDNGFDIEGLALHEDRLFIGLRGPVVRGWAMVLELQLEETRHQGELQLITFKETDRPYKKHFVHAYGKGIRELRIRNNDLYLLAGPTMDLDGVIAVYRWKDAMHHTKGEEQIVHRSALEHLFDVPYGSGETSGQDKAEGLALFDENHLLVVFDSPSDQRKIGENNVLADVYKVQ, encoded by the coding sequence ATGAAAAACAATTCGCAACGCATTGAACTTCAGTTTGATCCAGAGAAAAGTGTGAACGCAGAGGGCAAGCACGTGCGGGACGGCCTTTCTACGGTCTTGCGCACCGGCGACTACCTCTGGATGAGTTGTGATGAGCGCACGTCTTTGGAGCGCCTGAAGAAAACAGGGGACACCACCTTTGGCCAGCACACCCACTTTGACTTGTCTGAGTACCTGGACCTGCCGGATGGTAAAAATTCTGAGGTGGACATTGAAGGCCTGGGCGAGTCTGGGGGGTACCTCTGGATAGTGGGCTCGCATAGCCTCAAGCGCAAGAAACCCCGCAAGGACGACTCCCCGTCAAAGCAGATAAAACGCCTGGCCAAAGTGTCTGTTGACCCTAACCGGTACCTCATTGCACGGGTTCCTTTGACCAAGGATGAAAACGGCGTGTACTCCCTTTGCAAAGAATGCCCAGACCCGGCCAATCCAGAAAAGATGCTTCGGGCGGCCCAACTCAAGGGTGACAAAGAAAGCAACCAGCTCATGGACGCCATCCAGGAAGACCCGCACATCAAAGACTTCCTGAAGATACCCGGCAAGGACAACGGCTTTGACATTGAAGGCCTGGCCCTGCATGAAGACCGGTTGTTCATAGGCTTGCGCGGCCCGGTGGTAAGAGGCTGGGCCATGGTCTTGGAACTGCAACTGGAGGAAACCAGACACCAAGGCGAATTACAACTAATTACCTTCAAAGAAACCGACAGACCTTACAAAAAGCACTTCGTGCATGCCTATGGCAAGGGCATCCGGGAACTAAGGATAAGAAACAACGACCTCTACCTGTTGGCAGGCCCCACCATGGACCTGGATGGCGTGATTGCGGTGTACCGTTGGAAAGATGCCATGCACCATACCAAAGGCGAGGAGCAGATCGTTCACCGTAGTGCACTGGAGCATCTCTTTGACGTGCCCTACGGCAGCGGTGAAACCTCTGGACAAGACAAAGCCGAGGGACTTGCCCTCTTTGACGAAAACCACCTGCTAGTGGTCTTTGACAGTCCATCAGACCAACGGAAGATTGGCGAGAACAACGTACTAGCCGACGTCTACAAAGTCCAGTGA
- a CDS encoding isopenicillin N synthase family dioxygenase yields MDDRLLEEIPSLDLADFTSGDPARKAAFVQAMGDAHQNIGFAALKNHGLSDDLTARLYAAIKKFFALPDDVKQKYEIPGLAGQRGYVGKGKEHAKGRNTGDLKEFYHVGQEVTDNDPIKEEYPDNVWPTEVPEFKEVALEAYQRLEAAGKQVLKALALYLGLSEDYFDAKVHNGNSILRPIHYFPIENPDAVPADAVRAAEHGDINLITLLMGASADGLQVLRRDGKWIPITALPEQVIVNVGDMLSRHTNNKLKSTIHRVVNPPRELMNTSRFSIPFFMHPRSEMDLTCLEGCIDEQNPKQYPDTTAGDFLNERLVELGLKK; encoded by the coding sequence ATGGACGATAGATTATTAGAGGAAATCCCCTCTTTAGACCTAGCTGATTTTACTTCTGGTGACCCTGCCCGCAAGGCGGCTTTTGTACAAGCCATGGGCGATGCGCACCAGAACATTGGCTTTGCCGCCCTCAAAAACCACGGCCTGAGCGATGACCTGACCGCCCGTTTGTATGCTGCCATCAAAAAATTCTTCGCGTTGCCAGATGACGTGAAGCAGAAATATGAGATTCCGGGCCTGGCCGGCCAGCGCGGCTACGTGGGCAAAGGAAAAGAGCACGCCAAGGGCCGCAACACCGGTGACCTGAAGGAGTTCTACCACGTGGGCCAGGAAGTAACTGACAACGATCCCATCAAAGAAGAATACCCAGACAACGTGTGGCCAACAGAGGTACCTGAGTTCAAGGAAGTAGCCTTGGAAGCCTATCAGCGCCTGGAGGCCGCCGGCAAGCAGGTGTTAAAGGCTTTGGCGCTCTACCTGGGTCTGTCTGAAGACTACTTTGATGCCAAGGTGCACAACGGAAACAGCATTCTGCGCCCAATCCACTACTTCCCTATTGAGAACCCAGATGCCGTGCCGGCAGACGCCGTACGCGCCGCTGAGCACGGTGACATCAACCTGATCACCTTGTTGATGGGTGCCTCTGCTGACGGCTTGCAGGTGTTGCGCCGCGATGGCAAGTGGATTCCAATCACGGCCCTGCCAGAGCAGGTGATTGTGAACGTAGGAGACATGCTGTCTAGACACACCAACAATAAGTTGAAGTCTACCATCCACCGCGTAGTAAACCCGCCGCGCGAGCTGATGAACACGTCTCGCTTCTCCATCCCGTTCTTCATGCACCCGCGTTCTGAAATGGACTTGACCTGCCTGGAAGGCTGCATTGACGAGCAGAACCCTAAGCAGTACCCAGACACCACCGCCGGCGACTTCCTGAATGAGCGCTTGGTAGAACTAGGCTTGAAGAAATAG
- a CDS encoding carboxypeptidase-like regulatory domain-containing protein: protein MRFSWLLLFFSLVWSGSVVGQVKGTVTDQSTGKPVPYANIWVENENLGTTSDENGRFSLGNAALGKTLVVSCLGYERMKTTAQGGSMTVKLAPAQTALKEVVVKKNTHRDKKVVNPLNDRTEFAFSSNGTPWIVAQYIPYQPTFAATPFLDEIALVTLSNIKKAKFKVRLYQVGPDGAPGADLLPVPLVVEAGKGVQKVTVDVSQYDVQMPKTGVFIAFEWLILPQNIHEKVDAETGQKIKGSVDYEPSIRTYGPSPSKKRNGWIYDQGKWRSTDERDGDGITQASPHFQLTLSN from the coding sequence ATGCGATTTTCCTGGCTTCTGCTTTTCTTTTCCCTGGTTTGGTCGGGTTCAGTGGTGGGGCAGGTGAAAGGCACGGTTACTGACCAAAGTACAGGCAAGCCGGTGCCGTATGCCAACATCTGGGTAGAGAACGAGAACCTGGGCACCACCTCAGATGAGAATGGCAGGTTCTCTTTGGGCAACGCCGCCCTCGGGAAAACGCTGGTGGTCTCCTGCCTGGGGTATGAGCGAATGAAGACCACGGCACAGGGTGGCAGTATGACCGTAAAGCTGGCTCCGGCGCAGACGGCGCTCAAGGAAGTAGTGGTGAAAAAGAACACGCACAGAGACAAGAAAGTAGTCAACCCCTTGAATGACCGCACCGAGTTTGCCTTCAGCAGCAACGGCACGCCCTGGATTGTCGCCCAATACATTCCGTACCAACCCACGTTTGCGGCCACGCCTTTCCTAGATGAGATCGCCTTGGTCACACTCAGCAACATCAAGAAGGCCAAGTTCAAAGTACGCCTCTACCAGGTGGGCCCAGACGGTGCGCCCGGTGCAGATTTGTTGCCCGTGCCTTTGGTAGTGGAAGCTGGGAAGGGCGTGCAGAAAGTAACCGTAGACGTGAGCCAATATGATGTTCAGATGCCCAAGACCGGCGTGTTTATCGCCTTTGAATGGCTCATTCTGCCCCAGAACATCCATGAAAAAGTAGACGCAGAGACCGGCCAGAAAATCAAAGGCAGTGTTGATTATGAGCCCAGCATTAGAACCTACGGCCCGTCTCCCAGCAAAAAACGCAACGGCTGGATTTACGACCAAGGCAAATGGCGAAGTACCGATGAGAGAGACGGTGACGGCATCACTCAGGCTTCCCCGCATTTCCAGTTGACGTTGAGCAATTAA